ATATCAGTTATATTAGCTCCTCTTACTCTCATTTCAGTGAAAGCCTCATGTCCAGGAGTGTCTATAAATGTAATTTTTTGTCCATTCCATTCAACTTGATATGCACCAATTCTTTGTGTAATACCTCCAGCTTCACCATCAATTACATTTGTATGTCTTAATGCATCTAATAATGAAGTTTTTCCATGGTCTACATGTCCCATAATAGTAATTACTGGGGCTCTTAATTCCTTATCTTCTTCTTTATCTTCTATTTCAAGATTATATTTTTCACCATAAGATATTTCTACTATTTCTTCTTTTTCAACTATAACATTGTATTCAAGTGCTATTTCTTCTGCTTCTTCAATGTTTAATATAGCATTTGCTGTATACATTTTACCTTGCATGAAGAATTTTTTGATTATATCTGATGAATTAATTCCTAATTTTTCAGCAAGTTCTTTAATTGAAATTTCTTGAGGTAAAACAACTAATCCAACTCCACCTTCTTCATCTCTTATTACTTCTGATTTTACAACTTTTTCTTTTTTCTTAACTTTTTTCTTTTTATCTTCTTTTCTAAAATCATCACGTAATTCTTTTAATTTTCTTTCTTCATCTTTTGTTTTTCTATCATTTTCATATTTCTTTTTCTCAAATTTAGATTTTAATTTAGAGTTTTTAGCTTTAACATCATTTTCCATTGTTGGAATTTCTATTACTGCCTCTTTTTCTTCTTTAGCATGTGTTTTAAACCCTTTTTTATTATCATCATTTCTTCTATCTTTATTAAATGGTCTTCTTTCTCCATTTTCAAAAGGTTTTCTATCTCCAAAATTTTGATTATTTCTTTTTTCAAAAGGTTTTCTTTCACCGTTATTATTATTAAAATTTCTATTATCTTTATTTACTCTATTATCATCTCTATTTCTTTCTCTATTATCCCTATCTTTATTAAAGTTTCCTTTATTTTCAAATTTAGGTTTATCACTTCTAAAATTATTTTTTCTTTCATTATTATTTCTTTCAGAAGTATCTTTATTATCTCTATTAAAAGGCTTTCTTTCTCCAAAATTTTGATTGTTTCTTTTTTCAAAAGGTTTTCTCTCACCAAAGTTTTGATTATTTTTTTCCTGTCTTTCGCCTCTATTTTCTCTTTCATTTCTATCAAATTTATCATTTCTAAATTTATTGTTTTTATTAAATTTATTATGATTCTTATTGTTGAATATAATTTTTTCTCCTATTACTTCCTCTTTCTTGGAAGAAGTTTTCTCAGTTGATTTTACTGGATTTAACTTATTTTCAATATCTTTTATTTCACTATCACTTAAAGCTGATAAACTTGTTTTATCATATCCAATTATTTTTAATTTTGTAATAAGATCATTAGTTGATTGTCCAATTTTCTTAGCAAACTCATAAACTCTCACTTATTCCACCTCCATTTTATTTAGTATTCCTCTTACAACCTTTTTAGTTTTTACCCCTACTACCTTAACTTCACTTAAAAAGATTTTTTTTAAAGAATATTGTTTTTCAATAAATATTATATTTACATTATTTAACTTCGCTATTTTTTTTAATTTATTAACATATTTCCCATTAATATCAGAAGGTATAATTAAAAGTTTCACTATAGAATTTTTCATTGCATCTAAATTTTCATCTATACCGTATACTAGATATTCAGAATTTTTTAATCCCTCTAATATTCTTAAAATATGTTCATCCTTATTTTCTTTATTTACTTTTTTTTCAAAATGTTTAAGAACTTTTTCTGCACTTTTCATTTCAACCTTAAATTTATTGAAGAATTTTTGAAAAATTTCTAAATCATCCTTTATATATTTTCCTCTATTTTGAATATTTTGAGCATCATCATAAATATATTCACCTTTTGAGTTTTCAACAAATCTAAGTAAATCTTCTTTTTTATCATTAGCCCTTGTAATTACACAAGTTCTTATTATATTACTCTTGTTCTTCTCTCTCTTCTTCTCCAACTTCATCACTCGCCTCTATATTTACTCTTAATTTACATAGTTTACCAGCAAGTTTAGAGTTAACTCCTTTTTTACCTATAGCAAGTGTTAATTGACTTGGATCAACTTCAACTTTAGCAACTATTTCATCTTCATTTCTAACTATTTCTACTGAAAAGATTTCAGCAGGATATAGTGCATTTTTAACGAAAATTCTTTGATCAGCATTCCATTCTACTAATTCAATTTTTTCTCCGTTTAATTCATTAATAATATTATTTATTCTAACTCCATCCTTACCTATGCAAGATCCTTTTAAATCTATATTTGGATCTTCTGAATAAATAGCTACTTTAGCCTTAACTCCTACTTCTCTAGCAATATTTTTAATAACTATAATACCTGAAGCAATTTCTGGAACTTCTCTTTCAAATAATTTATGTATTAATTTGTCATCTATTCTTGTAATATCAACTTTAGGGAATCTTCCATTAGTATCAACACTTCTAATATATGCTACCAATCTATCTCCAACTTGTACCTTATCAAGTGATGATAATTCTCTTTGAGGTATTATTAAATCTAAACCATTCATACCTACATAAAGACTTCCATTTTCTTCAATTCTTCTTACAATAACATTTACTATTTGATGTTCTATAGCAGTTAATTGCTTACAAATTAATTCTTTTTCTTGCTCTCTTATATATTGAATGATTATTGATTTTGCTCTTTGAATTGCATTTCTATTAAATTCATCAGCATTTAATTCTATTTTTAAATAATCTCCAACTTTTATTCTTTTTCTATGATTTTTAGCTTTACTAAATGGTATTTCAGTTGTTTCATTATATACTTTAACTTCATCATCTATAATTAACTTTTCACAGAACATTTTAACATCCCCTGTTATTTGGTCAATCTCAATTTCTAAGTTTTCTTGATCATTAAAATCTTTTTTATATGCAGCTAACAATCCTGTTTTTAGTCTTTCTAATAAATCCCCTTTTTGTATTCCTTTTTCTTTTTCTAATTCTTCAATTGCATCTAAAAATGTAGCTTTATCTTTAGATTTCATTTTCAACATCCTCCTTAAATATTTTATCAGATAAATTAAATACTAGTTTTGCAACTTTAATTTTTTCTAAAGGAATTTCTACATTTTCAATAATATCATCCTTAATTAAAATTTTACCATTTTCAAATCCTAACAATATTCCTTCAAAACTTTTTTTATTTTCAACATTACTTTTAGTTTTTACACTTATTTTTTTACCTGTAAATCTAATAAAATCTTTTTCTTTTTTTAATTTTCTTTCAAGACCAGGAGTTGAAACTTCTAAATAGAATTTATCATCAATTAATTCATCAACAATATTATCTATTTTTGTACTTAGCATAACACAGTCATCTAAACTTGTATTTCCATTTTTAGATTCAACATATATTCTTAGAAAATTATATCCTCCTTCTCTAACATACTCAATGTCTGCTAATTCCAAAGAATTTTCATTTAGATATGGCTGGATTTCTTTTTCAATTTTCAATAAAATTTCTTCCAATCTATATTCCTCCTTCATTTTAATATTAAAGAGTGGGTCGCCCCACTCTTCTTTCAAAGATTATATTTATATAACAATAATAGCATATTTTTATTTAAAAAGCAAGAATTTTAGTAATATACTCACATTTTTATTTAATTTTTAAAAAAATTATGATATAATCAAGAATATATTGTATAACGGAGGAAAAAATGGGAAGACACGGTACTATAGCAGGTCGTAAAGAAGCTCAAGATAGAAAAAGAGCATCTGCATTTACAAAATATGTCAGATTAATAACAGTTGCAGCTAGAGAAGGTGCAGATCCAGATTATAATGTGGCACTAAAACATGCAATCGAAAAAGCTAAAAGCATTAATATGCCTAATGATAATATACAAAGAGCTATAAAAAAAGGTTCTGGTGCTGATGGAGGTGCTGGTTATGAAAGCTTAAATTATGAAGGATATGGACCTGGTGGGGTTGCCTTAATAGTTGAAATACTTACAGATAACAGAAATAGAACAGCCTCAAGTGTTAAATCTTCTTTTGACAAAAATGGTGGAAATCTTGGAACTCCTGGATGTGTATCATATATGTTTGAAAGAAAAGGAGAAATTATCATAGAAAAAACAGCTGACTCAAATGAAGATGAACTTATGATGATAGCTTTAGATTCTGGAATGGATGATATGAAAGTTTACGATGATAGCTTCTATATTACTACTCCTACAGATACTTTTGATAATGTTTTAAATAGTATTAAAGAAGCAAAATATTCTATAGTTGAAGCTGACATTTCTTATGTACCTTCTATAGAAGTTGAAACTTTATCGCCTGAAGATTTAGAAAAATTAAATAAATTAATAGATGTATTAGAAGATAATGATGATGTACAAAAGGTTCATCATAATTATACTGGAGAATAAGAAAATGCACCCCAATTCTTGAACACAAGAAATGGCGGTGCATTATTTTTATAATAAATGTCTATATCTTTCTCTTAATCTTAAAACTCTTTCTGTTTTAAATTTACCCATACCTTTTATACTACATATTTCATCATAATCTGCATTTAGTAAATTACTTAAACTTTTAAAATGCTCTACAAGATTTTCTACATCTTTTTTAGTTAATTTATTTGCAGTATTAAGTATTCTATATCCTTTAGGAAATAGGTTTTCATCAACAAGATCTTGTTTTAAATCATATCCTAAAAGTTTAGCAAGCTTAGAATCATCTCTAATATCATCTTTAGATAATTCTAATAAATCAGCAAATATTTTTTCTGCATTTCTATTTTTTCTACTGTAATCTTTAATGAAATCCATTAAGGTATTTTTTTGATTTGCCATTATTTCATTATGTTGTAATTCAACTAAACGACCTTCTGTTCCAAGCTCCATTATATATTGTCTAACTTCTTTATCCATAGTAAACATCAAATAAAAATATCTTAATCCAGAAATAACTTCTTCAAGTAATACTGTATTTTCAAATTCAGATATAGTTAAATTCACTAAATACTTATTAACAGAAACAGCATATTTTTCAAGGGACATTATAGCCTGTGATGATTTAATCAATAAATCTCCTATTAACTCTAATGTACGCTTAAACTGATCTTTTGATACAGTAATTCTTTTTCTTCTCTCAGAAATAGTTATAACAATATTTCCAGTAAGTTTTGCAATTCTATCAGCCGTTCTATGTCTTGTTCCACTTTCAGTAGTTTCTATATTTTTATCAGGTTGTAATTGTATATTAGCTCCATGAATTATTTTTAAATCTTCAGAAATTAATATTGCACCATCCATTTTAGCAAGTTCATATACTTTTTGAGGAGTAAAGGTTGTTTCTAGTTTAAATCCTCCATCTATGTATTCTTTCATATCTTCAAGTGAACCTAATATTATCAAGCCACCTAATGAAGCTTCTTGTATTTTTTCAATAGCAGATCTTAGAGGTTGACCTGGTGCCATTATTTTAAATATTTGTTCATATACTTTTTCTTCTTTATTTATCATAGATTATCACAACCTTTCTACCAATTCACTAATATTATTAATATAGCTTAATTTTAATTCAGTTTCAAAACTTTCAAGCTCTGGTTGATGAGCTTTAGGAAGATATACTCCTTTAAAGCCTAATTTTTCTAATTCCCTTATTCTTTTTTTAATAAAAGAAATTTTCCTTATTTCACCTCTTAATCCTATTTCACCTATAGCAGCAATTTTTTGACTAATTTGTAAATTTTTTATAGTCGAAATAAAAGATAAAATAATAGCTAGATCTGCTGCTTGATCTTTAAGTTGTATTCCTCCAGGTATATTTAAATAAATATCATTGTTACCTAAATCTATAGATAAGGTTTTAGATAATACTGCAAGTAATATTTCTATTCTATTTCTATCATAACCTTCTATAATTCTTTTAGGTAATCCAAATTTAAGAGGAAGTGCCAAGGTCTGTATTTCAAATAATATAACTCTTGACCCCTCTATTGATGTTGTGATAATACTTCCAACATTTTTTTCATCTCTTTCAGATATGAAAAATTCAGAAGGATTTTTTATTTCTTCAATACCATCTTCTTTCATATCAAAAATTGATATTTCATTAGTAGAACCATATCTATTTTTTATACTTCTTATTATTCTATAATAATTATTTTCATCTCCTTCAAAAGAAAGAACTGCATCTACCATATGTTCTAATAATTTTGGTCCTGCTAATTTCCCATCTTTAGTTACATGTCCAACTATATAAAAAGAGATATCATTAGTTTTAGCTATATCTATTAATCTTAAAGAACAATCTCTTATTTGAGATACTGAACCTGGCAGTGAAGATACTGTTTCTGAGTATATAGTTTGAACAGAATCTATTATTACAACCTTAGGTTTTGAATTATTAATTGCAACTTCAATATTTTCTAAATTAGTTTCACTTAATAGGAAGATTGATTTAGAATTAACTCCTATTCTCATAGCTCTTTCTTTAATTTGTTTAGTTGATTCTTCTCCTGATATATACAAGACTTTATTACTTTTAGCATATTCATTAGATAATTGTAATAAAAAAGTAGATTTCCCTATTCCTGGATTACCTGTAATTAATACAACTTCTCCTTGTGTTAATCCTCCACCAAGAACTCTATCAAATTCTGTAAATTTAGTCTTTATTCTAAATTCTTTTTCAAATTTAACTTCATTTATACTTGTCAAATCAACAGTTTTATTTGATTTTATTTTAGACATTTTTAATTCTAATTCTTCTTCTATAGTTCCCCAACTCTCACAAGATGGACATTTTCCAATCCATTTTAAAGTTGTATTACCACATTCAGTACAAACATATCTTACTTTTTTATTTGCCATTTTTTATCATATTTACCTTTTCATTAATATCTGAAATAATAGCATTTGGTAAAAATCCAGTTAATTTTCCACCATTTAATGCAATTTCTTTTACTATACTAGAACTTAAATAAAGATATTCCCTAGAAGCCGTTAAAAATATTGTTTCAAAAGGTTTAGATGTAAGAGCTTCATTTGTTAATGTAACTTGAAGTTCATATTCATAATCTGAAACTGCCCTTAGACCTCTAACCAAAATATCAATATTTTCATTTTTTATATATTCAACTAAGAGTCCAGAACATTTAACAACCTTAGTATTATTAATATTTTCTTCCTTTAAAACTTTTTCTATTAATTTTACTCTTTCATCTATACTAAACCATTCTTTTTTAGATGAATTTATAAATACACCTATTATTAATTCATCAAATAATTTAGCA
The genomic region above belongs to Streptobacillus moniliformis DSM 12112 and contains:
- the infB gene encoding translation initiation factor IF-2, which produces MRVYEFAKKIGQSTNDLITKLKIIGYDKTSLSALSDSEIKDIENKLNPVKSTEKTSSKKEEVIGEKIIFNNKNHNKFNKNNKFRNDKFDRNERENRGERQEKNNQNFGERKPFEKRNNQNFGERKPFNRDNKDTSERNNNERKNNFRSDKPKFENKGNFNKDRDNRERNRDDNRVNKDNRNFNNNNGERKPFEKRNNQNFGDRKPFENGERRPFNKDRRNDDNKKGFKTHAKEEKEAVIEIPTMENDVKAKNSKLKSKFEKKKYENDRKTKDEERKLKELRDDFRKEDKKKKVKKKEKVVKSEVIRDEEGGVGLVVLPQEISIKELAEKLGINSSDIIKKFFMQGKMYTANAILNIEEAEEIALEYNVIVEKEEIVEISYGEKYNLEIEDKEEDKELRAPVITIMGHVDHGKTSLLDALRHTNVIDGEAGGITQRIGAYQVEWNGQKITFIDTPGHEAFTEMRVRGANITDISILIVAADDGVKPQTIEAISHAKEANVPIIVAINKIDKPGANPMKVKQELLEHGLISPEWGGNTEMVEISAKQKLNLDSLLETILLTSEIMELKANHKKRAKAIVVESRLDVQMGPVADVLIQEGELKIGDIFVSGTSYGRVRSMLDDRGNKITKAGVSQPVEITGFNEIPEAGDLLYCVNNDKQAKKIVEDFKNEKKDELNKKKHISLESLSKELEDQQLKELKCIIRADSKGSAEALKESINKLSNDKISINIIQASAGAVTEGDVMLAAASNAIIIAFSVRPTNTARTQAEKTGVEIRNYNVIYHVTEDLEKAMKGMLDPEYKEIYNGRLEVREVFKISNVGNIAGSLIIEGKITRQSKIRLLRDGIIIHEGEIASLKRYKDDVKEATVGQDCGIGIKDFNDIKAGDIIEAFVVEQVKQ
- a CDS encoding DUF448 domain-containing protein, producing MKLEKKREKNKSNIIRTCVITRANDKKEDLLRFVENSKGEYIYDDAQNIQNRGKYIKDDLEIFQKFFNKFKVEMKSAEKVLKHFEKKVNKENKDEHILRILEGLKNSEYLVYGIDENLDAMKNSIVKLLIIPSDINGKYVNKLKKIAKLNNVNIIFIEKQYSLKKIFLSEVKVVGVKTKKVVRGILNKMEVE
- the nusA gene encoding transcription termination factor NusA → MKSKDKATFLDAIEELEKEKGIQKGDLLERLKTGLLAAYKKDFNDQENLEIEIDQITGDVKMFCEKLIIDDEVKVYNETTEIPFSKAKNHRKRIKVGDYLKIELNADEFNRNAIQRAKSIIIQYIREQEKELICKQLTAIEHQIVNVIVRRIEENGSLYVGMNGLDLIIPQRELSSLDKVQVGDRLVAYIRSVDTNGRFPKVDITRIDDKLIHKLFEREVPEIASGIIVIKNIAREVGVKAKVAIYSEDPNIDLKGSCIGKDGVRINNIINELNGEKIELVEWNADQRIFVKNALYPAEIFSVEIVRNEDEIVAKVEVDPSQLTLAIGKKGVNSKLAGKLCKLRVNIEASDEVGEEEREEQE
- a CDS encoding ribosome maturation factor RimP, whose translation is MEEILLKIEKEIQPYLNENSLELADIEYVREGGYNFLRIYVESKNGNTSLDDCVMLSTKIDNIVDELIDDKFYLEVSTPGLERKLKKEKDFIRFTGKKISVKTKSNVENKKSFEGILLGFENGKILIKDDIIENVEIPLEKIKVAKLVFNLSDKIFKEDVENEI
- a CDS encoding YebC/PmpR family DNA-binding transcriptional regulator → MGRHGTIAGRKEAQDRKRASAFTKYVRLITVAAREGADPDYNVALKHAIEKAKSINMPNDNIQRAIKKGSGADGGAGYESLNYEGYGPGGVALIVEILTDNRNRTASSVKSSFDKNGGNLGTPGCVSYMFERKGEIIIEKTADSNEDELMMIALDSGMDDMKVYDDSFYITTPTDTFDNVLNSIKEAKYSIVEADISYVPSIEVETLSPEDLEKLNKLIDVLEDNDDVQKVHHNYTGE
- the disA gene encoding DNA integrity scanning diadenylate cyclase DisA — encoded protein: MINKEEKVYEQIFKIMAPGQPLRSAIEKIQEASLGGLIILGSLEDMKEYIDGGFKLETTFTPQKVYELAKMDGAILISEDLKIIHGANIQLQPDKNIETTESGTRHRTADRIAKLTGNIVITISERRKRITVSKDQFKRTLELIGDLLIKSSQAIMSLEKYAVSVNKYLVNLTISEFENTVLLEEVISGLRYFYLMFTMDKEVRQYIMELGTEGRLVELQHNEIMANQKNTLMDFIKDYSRKNRNAEKIFADLLELSKDDIRDDSKLAKLLGYDLKQDLVDENLFPKGYRILNTANKLTKKDVENLVEHFKSLSNLLNADYDEICSIKGMGKFKTERVLRLRERYRHLL
- the radA gene encoding DNA repair protein RadA, coding for MANKKVRYVCTECGNTTLKWIGKCPSCESWGTIEEELELKMSKIKSNKTVDLTSINEVKFEKEFRIKTKFTEFDRVLGGGLTQGEVVLITGNPGIGKSTFLLQLSNEYAKSNKVLYISGEESTKQIKERAMRIGVNSKSIFLLSETNLENIEVAINNSKPKVVIIDSVQTIYSETVSSLPGSVSQIRDCSLRLIDIAKTNDISFYIVGHVTKDGKLAGPKLLEHMVDAVLSFEGDENNYYRIIRSIKNRYGSTNEISIFDMKEDGIEEIKNPSEFFISERDEKNVGSIITTSIEGSRVILFEIQTLALPLKFGLPKRIIEGYDRNRIEILLAVLSKTLSIDLGNNDIYLNIPGGIQLKDQAADLAIILSFISTIKNLQISQKIAAIGEIGLRGEIRKISFIKKRIRELEKLGFKGVYLPKAHQPELESFETELKLSYINNISELVERL
- the coaD gene encoding pantetheine-phosphate adenylyltransferase, encoding MNIKVIYPGSFDPITKGHLDIIKRSAKLFDELIIGVFINSSKKEWFSIDERVKLIEKVLKEENINNTKVVKCSGLLVEYIKNENIDILVRGLRAVSDYEYELQVTLTNEALTSKPFETIFLTASREYLYLSSSIVKEIALNGGKLTGFLPNAIISDINEKVNMIKNGK